A single region of the Bacteroides luhongzhouii genome encodes:
- a CDS encoding glycosidase, protein MKLKKFEGNPILSPLEKNDWESLVTCNPGVFYDNGLFYMLYRAAGNDKEHIIRLGLATSRDGFNFERYSDQPAFSPSVDGPDSGCVEDPRIVKFDGEYYITYAYRPVPPGQYWKFGHDEVLLPECGKYAPAAIAKNLGNTGLAVTTDFCHFRRLGRLTSPVLDDRDVILFPEKVNGQFIMLHRPKQYIGERFGVEYPSIWIKFSDDLLDWEGKESHLLLTGRENTWEEKIGGSTPPLKTDKGWLMLYHGVEHGGKGYYRVGALLLDLDNPLKILAKTHESILEPEEDFEINGYYNGCVFPTGNVIVDDTLFVYYGSADKYVCVATCSINELLSYLLTDCKV, encoded by the coding sequence ATGAAATTAAAGAAATTTGAAGGAAACCCGATTCTTTCCCCGTTAGAAAAGAATGATTGGGAATCTTTGGTAACTTGCAATCCTGGAGTGTTCTATGATAACGGTTTGTTTTATATGCTGTATCGTGCAGCAGGCAATGATAAAGAGCATATTATCCGCTTGGGATTGGCTACGAGTAGGGATGGATTTAACTTTGAAAGATATTCGGATCAGCCGGCTTTTTCTCCGAGTGTCGATGGTCCTGATTCCGGATGTGTGGAAGATCCTCGTATTGTGAAGTTTGACGGTGAATATTATATTACTTATGCTTATCGGCCGGTACCACCCGGGCAGTATTGGAAGTTTGGGCATGATGAAGTTTTACTTCCGGAATGTGGTAAGTATGCTCCTGCAGCTATTGCTAAGAATTTAGGTAACACTGGGCTGGCTGTTACTACGGACTTTTGCCATTTCCGTCGTTTGGGACGTCTGACTTCGCCAGTGCTTGATGATCGCGACGTGATTCTTTTTCCCGAGAAGGTAAACGGACAATTCATTATGTTGCATCGCCCCAAGCAATATATTGGTGAAAGATTTGGCGTAGAATACCCTTCTATCTGGATAAAGTTCTCGGATGATTTGTTGGATTGGGAGGGTAAGGAAAGCCATCTTCTTCTGACAGGACGTGAAAATACTTGGGAAGAAAAGATTGGTGGAAGTACTCCTCCACTGAAAACGGACAAAGGGTGGTTGATGCTCTATCATGGTGTGGAGCATGGCGGAAAGGGATATTACAGGGTAGGGGCTTTATTGCTCGACTTGGATAATCCTCTGAAAATATTAGCCAAAACGCATGAATCAATTCTCGAACCGGAAGAGGATTTCGAGATAAACGGGTATTATAATGGTTGTGTATTCCCTACGGGAAATGTGATTGTTGATGATACGCTCTTTGTGTATTATGGTAGTGCAGATAAATATGTCTGCGTGGCTACCTGCTCTATAAATGAACTGCTCTCTTACTTGTTGACCGACTGCAAGGTGTAA
- a CDS encoding sodium:solute symporter: MESFSIGAVDIIIVVVYLLLIIWWGIKNGKSSDAQSYFLAGRSMPWWVVGLSLFAASISSTTLIGQSGDAYDTGLAVFNYNLTGIVVMVFFAVFLLPLYIRSKVFTIPEFLEKRFDKRSRYYFSAICIIGNIFLDAAGALYAAALIIKLVLPEADLQVIIIVFAIIAASYTIPGGLSSAINAELIQAVVLILGSVLLTYFCFQQGGSYFYHLFESDDILVKLIRPLSDNATPWLGLIVGMPILGIYFWANNQTLVQRVLSARTIDEGRRGVIFTGFLTMSTLFIIAIPGLIARDLFPDLYKPDMVYPNMVMQLMPVGLLGIMLAALLSALTSTISAILNSTSTLFTMDFYAQFNKQADTKKLVLVGKIASCVIIVLAALWAPQIGKFGSLLKYYQEMLSYISPPIVAAFLLGIFNKRVNGGGAFAGLILGLVVAVLLLFFKDVVFGDLHFLLMVPFLLVFSMVVIYASSFFYPAPDKGNLVDTTFSLSDLKEEYVTLKTVVWYKNYQVWAGILLVLSALIWIIFQ; the protein is encoded by the coding sequence ATGGAATCATTTTCTATCGGAGCTGTCGACATTATAATCGTTGTCGTATATCTGTTGCTTATTATATGGTGGGGTATAAAAAACGGGAAGAGTTCGGATGCTCAATCATATTTTCTAGCCGGACGTTCCATGCCCTGGTGGGTTGTGGGGCTTTCTCTGTTTGCAGCCAGCATATCCAGTACTACACTCATCGGTCAATCGGGTGATGCCTATGATACCGGGCTCGCTGTTTTCAATTATAACCTGACCGGTATTGTGGTTATGGTGTTTTTTGCTGTTTTCCTTCTACCTTTATATATAAGGTCGAAGGTCTTTACGATTCCGGAGTTCTTGGAAAAGAGGTTTGATAAACGTTCTCGTTACTACTTTTCCGCTATTTGTATTATCGGAAATATTTTTCTGGATGCTGCCGGTGCGCTTTATGCTGCCGCATTGATTATCAAACTGGTATTACCTGAAGCTGATCTTCAGGTGATTATTATAGTCTTTGCTATTATTGCAGCTTCATATACGATTCCTGGCGGGCTTTCTTCTGCCATAAACGCGGAACTGATACAGGCGGTGGTTTTGATTTTGGGTTCGGTATTGCTTACCTATTTCTGTTTTCAGCAGGGAGGAAGTTATTTCTATCATTTGTTTGAAAGCGATGATATATTGGTGAAGTTGATTCGTCCGTTGTCCGACAATGCTACTCCCTGGTTGGGGTTGATTGTAGGGATGCCCATATTAGGAATTTATTTCTGGGCTAATAATCAGACTTTAGTGCAACGTGTTTTGAGTGCCAGAACTATTGATGAAGGCCGGAGAGGGGTTATATTCACTGGTTTTCTTACAATGAGTACATTGTTTATTATCGCTATTCCCGGATTGATTGCCCGTGATTTATTCCCGGACTTGTATAAACCGGATATGGTATATCCCAATATGGTAATGCAATTAATGCCTGTGGGGTTGCTGGGTATTATGCTGGCTGCTTTGTTATCAGCGTTGACTTCTACGATCAGTGCTATTCTGAATTCCACTTCTACTTTGTTTACAATGGACTTCTATGCGCAGTTTAATAAACAGGCTGATACAAAGAAGCTTGTGCTGGTTGGTAAAATTGCTTCTTGTGTGATTATTGTATTAGCGGCGTTGTGGGCTCCTCAAATTGGAAAATTCGGCTCTCTTTTGAAATATTATCAGGAGATGCTTTCTTACATTTCTCCTCCCATTGTAGCAGCTTTCTTGCTTGGAATTTTTAATAAGAGGGTGAATGGTGGTGGAGCCTTTGCGGGATTGATTCTCGGATTGGTAGTTGCAGTTCTCTTGCTTTTCTTTAAGGATGTCGTGTTTGGTGATTTACATTTCTTGCTGATGGTACCTTTCTTGCTGGTATTCAGTATGGTGGTGATTTATGCAAGTAGTTTCTTTTATCCGGCTCCGGATAAGGGGAATCTTGTTGATACCACCTTTTCTCTTAGTGATTTGAAAGAAGAATATGTAACCTTGAAAACGGTAGTCTGGTATAAGAACTACCAGGTGTGGGCGGGAATACTGCTTGTATTAAGTGCATTAATTTGGATTATTTTCCAATAA
- a CDS encoding AraC family transcriptional regulator produces MKDIQKEITPISPDDLFIVLNHPNAKFDYPVHYHSDYEINLVMNTYGERIVGDSVEKFDNLDLVMTGPNLPHAWKGEIVEGNHVVTIQFSDKLLNFPILEKRLFSPIKQLLLDSQKGISFSENTMLTMKEKILQLTRMQGFHTVLEFLSILYDLSTADRHILVSNLYDTKDTIRTSKSRRIAKVCDYIEKNFEEPIKLGDVAALVNMSESAFSHFFRKKTNCTFIDYINNLRVARACQMLTETSHTVAEICYSCGFNNLSNFIRIFKKKKGNTPSEYRTILQQMLIKY; encoded by the coding sequence ATGAAAGACATTCAAAAGGAAATTACTCCCATTTCTCCTGATGATTTATTCATCGTTTTAAATCATCCTAATGCAAAGTTTGATTATCCGGTACACTATCACTCTGACTATGAAATCAATCTTGTGATGAATACGTACGGGGAAAGGATTGTAGGCGACTCTGTCGAAAAGTTTGACAATCTGGATTTAGTAATGACTGGCCCCAATCTTCCTCATGCCTGGAAAGGAGAGATTGTGGAAGGCAATCATGTGGTAACAATTCAGTTCTCGGACAAATTGCTCAATTTTCCAATATTGGAGAAACGGCTATTCAGCCCAATTAAACAACTGTTACTTGACTCACAGAAAGGAATTAGCTTTTCTGAAAACACCATGCTGACAATGAAAGAGAAGATTCTCCAGCTTACCCGAATGCAGGGCTTCCACACCGTTTTAGAATTTCTCTCTATCTTATATGATCTCTCCACTGCCGACAGACATATTTTAGTCAGCAATCTCTATGACACAAAAGACACGATACGTACCTCAAAAAGTAGACGCATAGCAAAAGTCTGCGACTATATTGAGAAGAATTTTGAAGAACCTATCAAACTGGGAGACGTAGCTGCTTTGGTAAATATGTCGGAATCTGCTTTCAGTCATTTTTTCAGAAAGAAAACAAACTGCACCTTTATTGATTATATCAACAACCTCCGTGTAGCCCGTGCCTGTCAGATGCTGACTGAAACATCACACACGGTAGCAGAAATCTGCTACTCGTGTGGATTCAATAATTTATCAAACTTTATCCGGATATTCAAAAAGAAGAAAGGAAACACACCTAGTGAATACCGTACGATTCTGCAACAGATGTTGATTAAGTATTAA
- a CDS encoding beta-mannosidase, which produces MRKSTRMIYLKMVAFAMITTFSTLICNISAHTLQKELHSGWKFKQARLSNWYPAKVPGVVHTDLINNQIIEDPFYRLNERGVQWVDKEDWIYETVFDIDAGLMDKDNIRLYFKGLDTYADVYLNEDKILEANNMFREWKLSVKDKLKAKDNKLRIYFHSPIKKDMPKWDALPFHYEAINDQSENGGVFNKKVSVFARKAGYHYGWDWGPRLVTSGIWRPVLLEAWDQLRIENVFIHQKEVCSKQADISNVVEILSDKDIQEAEIIVRDHVTGKIYGATTACLTKGLNKVEVSFSIKNPKLWWSNGLGKANLYEFKTEVKVNGQDKDCFITSTGIRSLKVIRKEDKEGRSFYFQLNGIPVFSKGANYIPCDNFLPRVTKELYEKTVLDAVNANMNTLRVWGGGTYEDDYFYELCDKYGILIWQDFMFACSVYPSEGELLENIRQEATDNVRRLRNHPSLALWCGNNECLEAWFGWNWKDNYAKQNPEYARIIWKQYEDLFHKMLPEVVAENSPETFYWPSSPFSHYDGVSENNKGDTHYWAVWHAKKPISEYNKVRSRFFSEYGFQSFPEFESVKMYAPYPEDWEITSEVMMSHQRGGEFANKLIEDYLLNEYRKPKDFESFLYMNLVLQGDAIKTAIEAHRRDMPYCMGTLFWQHNDCWPVASWSSRDYYGRWKAQHYFARTAFRDVLVSPIVNNGRLDVYIVSDRLGKTAATLELEVSDMGGTLVNSTRKSVTIPANESKVVVSYKLDSFIKSQPENQIVISATLTDSKGEVYTNNYFLVKQKEMLYPKVNISYQLKSLPDGYELTLKADRFARAVYLSLDGIDNFFEDNYFDMMPGKDKIVKVRTRVSHTDFSRQLKIKSLVDGY; this is translated from the coding sequence ATGAGAAAATCAACAAGGATGATTTATTTAAAGATGGTTGCATTTGCTATGATTACTACATTTTCTACTCTGATTTGTAATATATCGGCCCATACACTTCAGAAAGAACTCCATTCGGGATGGAAGTTTAAACAGGCTCGCCTTTCCAACTGGTATCCTGCTAAGGTTCCGGGAGTGGTACACACAGACTTGATTAATAATCAAATCATTGAAGATCCTTTTTACCGCTTAAACGAAAGAGGGGTGCAATGGGTCGATAAAGAAGATTGGATTTATGAAACAGTCTTTGATATAGACGCCGGTTTGATGGATAAAGATAATATACGGCTTTATTTTAAAGGGCTTGATACTTATGCAGACGTCTATTTGAACGAAGATAAGATACTGGAAGCAAACAATATGTTTCGTGAATGGAAGCTTTCTGTGAAAGACAAATTGAAAGCAAAGGATAATAAATTGAGGATTTACTTCCATTCTCCTATTAAAAAGGATATGCCTAAATGGGATGCGTTGCCTTTTCACTATGAGGCAATCAATGACCAGTCGGAAAATGGAGGAGTATTCAATAAAAAAGTTAGTGTCTTTGCTCGTAAGGCAGGCTATCATTATGGCTGGGACTGGGGACCGCGTTTGGTAACTTCCGGTATTTGGAGACCTGTTTTATTAGAAGCATGGGATCAGCTTCGGATAGAAAATGTATTTATCCACCAAAAAGAGGTCTGTTCTAAACAGGCTGATATAAGCAATGTGGTGGAAATACTATCTGATAAAGATATTCAGGAAGCTGAAATTATAGTCAGGGATCATGTAACAGGAAAGATTTATGGTGCTACTACTGCCTGTCTGACAAAAGGATTGAATAAGGTTGAGGTAAGTTTCTCAATAAAGAATCCTAAACTGTGGTGGAGCAATGGGCTCGGAAAAGCTAATCTATATGAATTCAAGACTGAAGTAAAAGTAAACGGGCAGGATAAGGACTGTTTTATAACCTCTACGGGAATACGTTCGCTAAAAGTTATACGCAAGGAGGATAAAGAGGGAAGATCATTCTATTTTCAGCTTAATGGAATACCTGTATTTTCTAAAGGGGCTAATTATATCCCTTGTGATAACTTTCTGCCTCGTGTGACGAAGGAACTGTATGAGAAAACGGTTCTGGATGCTGTAAATGCCAATATGAATACTTTGCGTGTGTGGGGTGGAGGGACTTATGAAGACGATTATTTCTACGAATTGTGTGATAAATATGGTATTCTTATATGGCAGGATTTCATGTTTGCATGCAGTGTATATCCCTCCGAAGGTGAATTGCTGGAAAATATTCGTCAAGAAGCAACTGATAATGTCCGCCGTTTGCGCAATCACCCTTCTCTTGCTTTATGGTGTGGTAATAATGAATGCCTGGAAGCATGGTTTGGTTGGAATTGGAAAGATAATTATGCGAAACAGAATCCGGAGTATGCCCGGATTATCTGGAAGCAATACGAAGATTTGTTCCATAAAATGCTACCGGAGGTGGTGGCTGAAAATAGCCCTGAAACATTCTATTGGCCTTCATCACCTTTCAGCCATTATGATGGAGTTTCTGAAAATAACAAAGGAGACACGCATTATTGGGCTGTATGGCATGCAAAAAAGCCGATCTCTGAATACAACAAGGTACGTAGCCGTTTCTTTAGCGAATATGGTTTTCAATCTTTTCCTGAATTTGAATCTGTCAAGATGTATGCTCCATATCCTGAAGATTGGGAAATAACTTCCGAAGTGATGATGTCTCACCAGCGGGGAGGTGAGTTCGCCAACAAACTGATTGAAGACTATTTACTGAATGAATATCGTAAACCTAAAGATTTCGAATCATTTCTGTATATGAACCTTGTATTGCAGGGGGATGCTATTAAAACAGCTATTGAAGCACATCGCAGGGATATGCCTTACTGTATGGGAACGCTGTTCTGGCAACATAACGATTGCTGGCCAGTTGCTTCGTGGTCAAGCCGTGATTACTACGGACGTTGGAAAGCACAGCATTATTTTGCCAGAACAGCTTTTCGGGACGTGCTTGTATCTCCCATAGTCAATAATGGCAGGCTTGATGTATATATAGTATCTGATAGATTAGGGAAAACTGCGGCTACACTTGAACTGGAAGTCTCTGACATGGGAGGAACTCTTGTTAATTCGACCAGAAAATCAGTGACTATCCCCGCTAATGAAAGTAAGGTTGTTGTGTCTTATAAGTTGGATTCATTCATAAAATCACAGCCGGAAAATCAGATCGTGATTTCTGCGACCCTTACCGATTCCAAAGGAGAGGTTTATACGAATAATTACTTCTTGGTAAAGCAGAAAGAGATGTTATATCCGAAAGTGAATATATCGTATCAGTTAAAGTCACTGCCTGACGGATATGAATTGACTTTAAAAGCAGACCGTTTTGCAAGAGCTGTATACTTGTCTCTTGACGGGATTGATAATTTCTTTGAAGATAATTATTTTGATATGATGCCGGGAAAAGATAAAATAGTGAAAGTACGTACCAGAGTCTCACATACTGACTTCTCCCGACAGCTGAAAATCAAATCGTTGGTCGATGGGTATTAA
- a CDS encoding glycoside hydrolase family 3 N-terminal domain-containing protein codes for MRKRIIAISLNKKRFLSGVFLTLLATVVNAQLFPYQQAGLPVSQRVDDLMMRMTLEEKIAQIRHLHSWDIFNEQTLDKEKLTAVVGETGYGFVEGFPLTGENCRSSMREIQEYMLTRTRLGIPAFTVAESLHGSAHEGSTIFPQNIALGSTFNPELAYRRACMTADDLHAQGMRQVLAPCIDVVRDLRWGRVEESYGEDPYLCGIFAQSEVKGYLDSGISPMLKHYGPHGNPLGGLNLASVDCGLYDLHAVYLKPFEMVLRHLPVYAVMSTYNSWNRIPNSASRYLLTDILRDRWGFKGYVYSDWGAIEMLETFHHTAANKAEAAIQALTAGLDVEASSECYPELFRLVKEGKLDESYINTAVRRVLTAKFEYGLFEDPYGNKHAVSGGMHSTRSVELSRQIAEESIVLLKNENNLLPLDMNKLTSIAVLGPNADQVQFGDYTWSRDNKDGITPLQGIKALVGEKIKINHAVGCSMMSRDATGIGEAVEAALKSDVAVIFCGSSSASLARDYTRTNCGEGFDLSDLSLTGAQSDLIQAVYATGKPVILVLVSGKPFAISWEKEHIPAIVAQWYGGEQEGYAIADVLFGKVNPSGHLTYSFPQSAGHLPVYYNHLPSDKGFYKRPGSYEQSGRDYVFSSPEPLWAFGHGLSYTTFSFDEMECDKNIYASGDTIKVKVQVRNTGQRTGKEVVQLYVRDLVSSVVTPVKQLKAFAKPELKPGEQKEVILKVPVSELCLIDKEGNPFLESGEFEIQVGNASDCILQKQVIGVGDISVAAVSVSSMKQNQVKIGTGKKITVRGVVRDVQATPVEGVRIYSMGNKTELAVTNKKGEYLLKQVASDDVLIFSKEGYVSKEIPVEGRSVLNVRL; via the coding sequence ATGAGAAAGAGAATCATAGCAATCTCATTGAATAAAAAGAGATTCTTGTCAGGAGTTTTCCTGACTTTATTAGCAACAGTTGTAAATGCGCAACTGTTTCCTTATCAACAAGCCGGGTTGCCTGTTTCACAACGAGTGGATGATTTGATGATGCGTATGACGCTGGAAGAGAAAATCGCACAGATACGTCATTTACATTCGTGGGACATTTTCAATGAACAAACGCTGGACAAAGAGAAACTAACCGCTGTTGTTGGAGAAACAGGATATGGATTTGTGGAAGGTTTTCCGTTGACGGGTGAGAATTGTCGGAGTAGTATGCGGGAAATACAGGAATATATGCTTACCCGTACCAGGCTCGGTATTCCGGCCTTTACTGTAGCCGAATCTTTGCATGGCTCTGCGCATGAAGGTTCTACCATTTTTCCACAAAATATAGCTCTCGGTAGTACGTTTAACCCAGAACTTGCTTATCGGAGGGCTTGTATGACTGCCGATGATTTGCATGCGCAAGGAATGAGGCAGGTATTAGCTCCGTGTATTGATGTTGTACGTGATTTGCGTTGGGGGAGAGTAGAAGAATCTTATGGAGAGGATCCGTATCTCTGTGGCATCTTTGCGCAGTCAGAAGTGAAAGGATATCTTGATAGTGGAATTTCTCCCATGCTGAAACATTATGGCCCACACGGGAATCCGTTGGGAGGGTTAAACCTGGCTTCTGTGGATTGTGGTTTATATGATTTGCATGCTGTTTATCTGAAACCTTTTGAGATGGTGTTACGGCATTTACCTGTTTATGCAGTCATGTCTACTTATAACTCCTGGAACCGGATACCGAATTCGGCTTCCCGGTATCTGTTAACTGATATATTAAGAGACCGCTGGGGATTTAAAGGATATGTTTACTCGGATTGGGGTGCTATAGAAATGCTGGAGACTTTTCATCATACGGCAGCTAATAAAGCGGAGGCTGCAATACAAGCACTAACTGCAGGGCTGGATGTAGAGGCTTCCAGTGAGTGTTATCCCGAATTATTCCGGTTAGTAAAAGAAGGAAAACTGGATGAGTCTTATATAAATACAGCTGTTCGCCGGGTACTGACTGCGAAATTTGAATATGGACTTTTTGAAGATCCATACGGGAATAAGCATGCCGTTTCCGGTGGAATGCATTCTACCCGAAGTGTAGAACTTTCTCGGCAGATAGCGGAAGAATCTATCGTACTGTTGAAGAATGAAAATAATCTGTTACCTCTGGATATGAATAAATTGACTTCTATTGCAGTTTTAGGTCCCAATGCAGATCAGGTACAGTTTGGTGATTATACATGGAGTCGGGATAATAAAGATGGAATTACTCCATTACAAGGAATTAAGGCGTTGGTGGGAGAGAAAATTAAAATAAATCATGCTGTTGGTTGTAGTATGATGTCTCGTGATGCAACAGGTATCGGGGAAGCGGTGGAGGCGGCACTGAAAAGTGATGTTGCTGTGATTTTCTGCGGGAGTTCCAGTGCTTCATTGGCTCGTGACTATACGCGTACGAATTGTGGAGAAGGATTTGATTTAAGCGATTTAAGTCTGACTGGCGCACAAAGTGATTTGATTCAGGCGGTTTATGCTACTGGCAAACCGGTGATATTGGTCTTGGTGAGTGGCAAGCCTTTTGCTATTTCTTGGGAGAAAGAACATATTCCTGCTATTGTAGCGCAGTGGTATGGCGGCGAACAGGAAGGATATGCTATTGCTGATGTTCTTTTCGGAAAGGTGAATCCATCGGGACACCTCACTTATTCTTTCCCCCAAAGTGCAGGGCATTTACCGGTGTATTATAATCATTTGCCTTCTGATAAGGGATTTTATAAACGTCCCGGCAGTTATGAACAATCCGGTCGTGACTATGTCTTCTCATCTCCTGAACCATTGTGGGCTTTTGGGCATGGGTTGAGTTATACGACTTTCTCTTTTGATGAAATGGAATGTGACAAGAATATATATGCTTCCGGAGATACAATAAAGGTAAAAGTACAGGTTCGTAATACAGGACAAAGAACGGGTAAAGAAGTGGTGCAACTGTATGTTCGTGATTTGGTAAGTTCTGTTGTGACTCCAGTGAAACAGTTGAAAGCATTTGCCAAACCGGAACTGAAACCAGGGGAACAAAAAGAAGTAATACTAAAAGTTCCTGTATCTGAATTATGTTTGATCGATAAGGAGGGAAATCCTTTCCTTGAGTCCGGGGAATTTGAGATTCAAGTTGGAAATGCTTCAGATTGTATTTTGCAGAAGCAAGTAATAGGGGTAGGAGATATTTCTGTTGCTGCAGTGTCTGTGTCAAGTATGAAACAGAATCAGGTTAAGATTGGAACAGGTAAAAAGATAACAGTGCGTGGGGTAGTTAGAGATGTACAAGCTACTCCGGTAGAAGGAGTCCGTATCTATTCGATGGGAAATAAGACGGAATTGGCCGTGACTAACAAGAAAGGAGAATATCTGCTGAAACAAGTTGCATCTGATGATGTCTTGATTTTCTCCAAAGAGGGGTATGTGTCGAAAGAGATACCAGTGGAAGGACGTTCGGTTCTGAATGTTCGGCTGTAG